From the genome of Phalacrocorax aristotelis chromosome 15, bGulAri2.1, whole genome shotgun sequence, one region includes:
- the ACADS gene encoding short-chain specific acyl-CoA dehydrogenase, mitochondrial — MAAAGLVARGGGARAPRALAFGFLRRLHTVYQSAELPETHQMLRQTCRDFAEKELMPLAAKLDKEHRFPAEQVKKMGGLGLLAMDVPEQYKGAGLDYLAYSIAVEEISRGCASTGVIISVNNSLYLGPILKFGSEEQKHKWIAPFTGGEKIGCFALSEPGNGSDAGAASTVARLDGDEWVLNGTKAWITNAWDASATVVFATTDKALKHKGISAFLVPMPTAGLSLGKKEDKLGIRASSTANLIFEDCRIPKANLLGQLGMGFKIAMQTLDAGRIGIASQALGIAQAALDCAVDYAEKRTAFGAPITKLQAVQFKLADMAVALEGARLLTWRAAMLKDNGKPFTKEAAMAKLAASEAATAIAHQAIQILGGMGYVTEMPAERHYRDARITEIYEGTSEIQRLVIAGQLLKAYRS; from the exons atggcggcggcggggctggtcgcccgcggcggcggggcgagggCGCCCAGGG CGCTGGCCTTCGGGTTCCTCCGCCGGCTGCACACGGTGTACCAGAGCGCGGAGCTGCCAGAAACCCACCAGATGCTGCGCCAGACGTGCCGGGACTTCGCAGAAAAGGAGCTGATGCCTTTGGCCGCTAAGCTGGATAAGGAGCACCGCTTCCCGGCCGAGCAG GTGAAGAAGATGGGTGGCTTAGGGCTGCTGGCTATGGATGTGCCAGAGCAGTACAAAGGAGCAGGCCTCGACTACCTGGCCTATTCCATTGCTGTGGAGGAGATCAGCAGGGGCTGTGCATCCACGGGTGTCATTATCAGCGTCAATAAT TCTCTGTATTTAGGGCCAATACTCAAGTTTGGCTCTGAAGAACAGAAGCACAAGTGGATTGCTCCCTTCACTGGTGGAGAGAAGATTGGATGTTTTGCCCTTAGCGAACCAG GAAATGGCAGTGACGCAGGCGCGGCATCCACGGTGGCACGCCTGGATGGTGACGAGTGGGTTCTGAACGGCACCAAGGCCTGGATCACCAACGCCTGGGATGCCTCGGCCACTGTGGTCTTTGCTACTACGGATAAAGCCCTGAAGCACAAG GGTATTAGTGCGTTCCTGGTTCCCATGCCAACTGCTGGGCTGTcgctggggaagaaagaagacaagCTGGGAATCCGAGCCTCTTCCACTGCCAACCTAATATTTGAGGACTGCCGGATACCCAAGGCCAACCTACTGGGGCAGCTGGGAATGGGCTTCAAAATTGCCATG CAAACTCTAGATGCAGGAAGGATTGGTATTGCCTCACAGGCTCTTGGAATAGCACAGGCAGCTCTGGACTGTGCTGTGGATTATGCTGAAAAGCGAACGGCCTTTGGGGCGCCCATCACAAagctgcaggcagtgcag TTTAAGCTGGCAGATATGGCTGTGGCCCTGGAGGGCGCGCGCTTGCTGACCTGGAGAGCTGCCATGCTGAAAGACAATGGGAAGCCCTTCACAAAG GAAGCAGCGATGGCCAAGCTGGCTGCATCGGAAGCTGCAACGGCCATCGCTCATCAG GCCATTCAGATCCTGGGCGGGATGGGCTATGTGACCGAGATGCCAGCAGAACGCCATTACCGTGATGCTCGTATCACTGAGATCTATGAGGGGACCAGTGAGATCCAAAGACTGGTGATAGCAGGGCAATTGCTGAAGGCCTACCGCAGCTGA